A single genomic interval of Nitratidesulfovibrio sp. SRB-5 harbors:
- a CDS encoding ABC transporter ATP-binding protein has product MSDTPHTPAVVAPETPRRARETHAHLPPVVRLDGICKSFGKVRANHDITLDIRPGCIKALLGENGAGKSTLMSILAGKLRQDAGTIVVDGVPTVFASPRDALRAGIGMVYQHFMLVDSMTVAENVLLGQSPDMLLRPARMRDEVAALAERYGLAVDPAARVGGLSMGERQRVEILKLLYRDSRVLILDEPTAVLTPRETDQLFEAMWRMADQGKALVFISHKLQEVLTVADEIAILRRGEVVDEFSEADVPNQTVLANRMVGRDVVLQVDAKRLTPVDTVLSVEHLSGAGLSDVSLQVRRGEIVAIAGVAGNGQKELVEAICGLARPEAGEVRILGRPWREFFAGPPGRRGLAYIPEDRQGLATCRHLDLVDNFLLTTRNLFAKGVFLDRTEATNAVKRVVWEYNVQPGDITAPARALSGGNLQKLVIGREFFRKPEVIVAENPTQGLDISATEEVWGRLLEARSTSGVLLVTGDLNEALELADRIAVMYRGRFIDVFDKDDTAKVQAIGLMMAGVRPDEADGPNEPDGPGVADKDVEAEART; this is encoded by the coding sequence ATGAGCGATACGCCGCATACCCCCGCCGTCGTGGCGCCGGAAACGCCCCGGCGCGCCCGCGAGACCCACGCCCACCTGCCGCCCGTGGTGCGCCTGGACGGCATCTGCAAGTCGTTCGGCAAGGTGCGCGCCAACCACGACATCACGCTGGACATCCGCCCCGGCTGCATCAAGGCCCTGCTGGGCGAGAACGGCGCGGGCAAGTCCACACTCATGTCCATTCTGGCGGGCAAGCTGCGCCAGGATGCGGGCACCATCGTGGTTGACGGCGTTCCCACGGTGTTCGCCTCGCCGCGCGATGCCCTGCGCGCGGGCATCGGCATGGTCTACCAGCACTTCATGCTGGTGGATTCCATGACCGTGGCCGAAAACGTGCTGCTGGGCCAGTCGCCCGACATGCTGTTGCGCCCCGCGCGCATGCGCGACGAGGTGGCCGCCCTGGCCGAACGCTACGGCCTGGCCGTGGACCCGGCGGCCCGCGTGGGCGGCCTGTCCATGGGCGAGCGGCAGCGGGTGGAAATCCTGAAGCTGCTGTACCGCGACAGCCGCGTGCTGATCCTGGACGAACCCACGGCGGTGCTTACCCCGCGCGAAACCGACCAGCTGTTCGAAGCCATGTGGCGCATGGCCGACCAGGGCAAGGCGCTGGTGTTCATCAGTCACAAGTTGCAGGAAGTGCTGACCGTCGCCGACGAGATCGCCATCCTGCGCCGGGGCGAGGTGGTGGACGAGTTCAGCGAGGCCGACGTGCCCAACCAGACCGTGCTGGCCAACCGCATGGTGGGCCGCGACGTGGTGTTGCAGGTGGACGCCAAGCGGCTGACCCCGGTGGACACCGTGCTGTCCGTCGAGCATCTTTCCGGCGCCGGGCTTTCCGACGTCTCGCTGCAGGTGCGGCGCGGCGAGATCGTGGCCATTGCCGGGGTGGCGGGCAACGGGCAGAAGGAGCTGGTGGAGGCCATCTGCGGCCTTGCCCGGCCCGAAGCGGGCGAGGTGCGCATTCTTGGCCGTCCGTGGCGCGAGTTTTTTGCCGGGCCTCCCGGCAGGCGTGGGCTGGCCTACATCCCCGAGGACCGGCAGGGCCTTGCCACCTGCCGCCATCTGGACCTTGTGGACAACTTTCTGCTGACCACGCGCAACCTGTTCGCCAAGGGTGTGTTTCTGGACCGCACGGAGGCCACCAATGCCGTGAAGCGGGTGGTCTGGGAGTACAACGTGCAGCCCGGCGACATCACCGCGCCCGCGCGGGCGCTTTCGGGCGGCAACCTGCAAAAGCTGGTCATCGGGCGCGAGTTCTTCCGCAAGCCGGAAGTCATCGTGGCCGAAAACCCCACCCAGGGGCTGGACATTTCCGCCACCGAGGAAGTGTGGGGCAGGCTGCTGGAGGCGCGTTCCACCTCCGGGGTGCTGCTGGTCACCGGCGACCTGAACGAGGCGCTGGAACTGGCGGACCGCATCGCGGTGATGTACCGGGGGCGGTTCATCGACGTGTTCGACAAGGACGACACGGCCAAGGTGCAGGCCATCGGCCTGATGATGGCCGGGGTGCGTCCCGATGAGGCGGACGGGCCCAATGAGCCGGATGGGCCGGGTGTGGCGGACAAGGACGTGGAGGCGGAAGCGCGGACGTAG
- a CDS encoding DJ-1/PfpI family protein: MAVKKILFLVGDFVEDYEVMVPFQMLLMVGHDVHAVCPGKKAGQQVRTAVHDFEGDQTYSEKPGHNFTLNADFDAVNTADYDALVIPGGRAPEYIRLNPRVVEIVREMAAAKKPIASVCHGQQLLVTAGVMKGLTCTAYPAVKPDIEGAGGTWCEVNDTFTNACVDGNVVTAPAWPAHPEWMRKFLGVLGSRIEP; encoded by the coding sequence ATGGCAGTGAAGAAGATTCTGTTCCTGGTGGGCGATTTCGTGGAAGACTACGAAGTCATGGTGCCGTTCCAGATGTTGCTGATGGTTGGCCACGACGTGCACGCGGTGTGCCCCGGCAAGAAGGCGGGCCAGCAGGTGCGCACGGCGGTGCACGACTTCGAGGGCGACCAGACCTACTCCGAAAAGCCGGGCCACAACTTTACCCTGAACGCCGATTTCGACGCGGTGAACACGGCGGACTATGACGCGCTGGTGATTCCCGGCGGGCGCGCCCCGGAATACATCCGTCTGAACCCGCGCGTGGTCGAGATCGTGCGCGAGATGGCGGCAGCCAAGAAGCCCATCGCCTCGGTGTGCCATGGCCAGCAGTTGCTGGTGACGGCGGGCGTGATGAAGGGGCTGACCTGCACCGCGTACCCCGCCGTGAAGCCGGACATCGAGGGCGCGGGCGGCACGTGGTGCGAGGTGAATGACACGTTCACCAATGCCTGCGTGGATGGCAATGTGGTCACCGCGCCCGCGTGGCCCGCGCACCCCGAATGGATGCGCAAGTTCCTGGGGGTGTTGGGTTCGCGCATCGAACCTTAG
- a CDS encoding phosphodiester glycosidase family protein, whose protein sequence is MVPATHRSHTLHTDMTITATPPATSARPAPSGIRRMGCCTRALRKAAAVLAVLGLLVSAGTARADEAPGWTELDTGLQLGIFPAPDAPDSPERIVALRIDPAYYEFSLHTTSEEGAPALSLAEWARRHDLSAVINASMYLPDARTSTGYLRNGAHLNNPRIGGNLGAFFVFGPLSSDLPQADLLDRTADPWETLLPQYRGAVQNYRLIGANRRILWPQGGPLYSVAAVGQDGTGAILFLHCREPLTAWRFATILLALPIDIRDVMYVEGGPQAGLYLRTPVRTDIWMGRHPADFWSGGNAAAPLPNVLGARRKATPPQPGLFPDDRERPMPQF, encoded by the coding sequence ATGGTACCGGCCACCCACCGCAGCCACACCCTCCATACCGACATGACCATCACCGCAACGCCCCCCGCCACGTCCGCACGCCCGGCCCCGTCCGGCATCCGCCGCATGGGATGCTGCACGCGCGCCCTGCGCAAGGCGGCTGCCGTGCTGGCGGTGCTGGGCCTGCTGGTGTCGGCGGGCACGGCGCGGGCGGACGAGGCCCCCGGCTGGACGGAACTGGACACCGGCCTGCAACTGGGCATCTTTCCCGCGCCCGACGCGCCCGACAGCCCTGAACGCATCGTGGCCCTGCGCATCGACCCCGCCTACTACGAATTCAGCCTGCACACCACGTCGGAAGAGGGCGCCCCCGCCCTCTCGCTGGCGGAATGGGCCCGCCGCCACGATCTGAGCGCGGTGATCAACGCCAGCATGTACCTGCCCGACGCGCGCACCAGCACCGGCTACCTGCGCAACGGCGCGCACCTGAACAACCCGCGCATCGGGGGCAACCTGGGGGCGTTCTTCGTGTTCGGGCCGCTCTCGTCCGACCTGCCCCAGGCCGACCTGCTGGACCGCACCGCCGACCCGTGGGAAACGCTGCTGCCGCAGTACCGAGGGGCGGTGCAGAACTACCGGCTCATCGGGGCCAACCGGCGCATCCTGTGGCCGCAGGGCGGGCCGTTGTACTCGGTGGCCGCCGTGGGCCAGGACGGCACCGGGGCCATCCTGTTCCTGCACTGCCGCGAACCGCTGACGGCGTGGCGCTTCGCCACCATCCTGCTGGCGCTGCCCATCGACATCCGCGACGTGATGTACGTGGAGGGCGGCCCGCAAGCCGGGCTCTACCTGCGCACCCCCGTGCGCACCGACATCTGGATGGGCCGCCACCCTGCAGACTTCTGGAGCGGCGGCAACGCCGCGGCACCCCTGCCCAACGTGCTGGGCGCGCGGCGCAAGGCCACGCCCCCCCAGCCCGGCCTGTTCCCCGACGACCGCGAACGGCCCATGCCGCAGTTCTAG
- a CDS encoding dienelactone hydrolase family protein, with protein MDAGMGGWSGAVGLFANESLEWTGRAVTYAAPASSAEGVGTDGDTVDCEGRLFLPGGFGVAAEQGQPGGVPGVLLLHEYTGLGGYLFRSAARLVQAGYAVLCADLYGTALRPTDVGQARACLRPLRDDRALLHLRARAGLDALASVPGVDADRLLAMGFSLGGGATLELVRAGAPLRGAASMYGYLSSSLPVAPGAAHCPVLVHLAGHDHVIPLRDVEPFVREMSAASVDCRVVLHAGAGHGFCNAAYGTAFDAEASWHCPLTEARAWDDVLRFFAGCLEAR; from the coding sequence ATGGATGCCGGAATGGGCGGGTGGAGCGGAGCCGTCGGGTTGTTCGCCAACGAGTCGCTGGAGTGGACGGGCAGGGCGGTGACCTATGCCGCGCCCGCCAGTTCCGCCGAGGGTGTGGGAACGGACGGTGATACGGTGGACTGCGAGGGGCGCCTGTTTTTGCCGGGCGGGTTCGGGGTTGCCGCTGAACAAGGGCAGCCCGGCGGCGTGCCCGGCGTATTGCTGCTGCACGAATACACCGGCCTTGGCGGCTACCTGTTCCGCAGCGCGGCGCGTCTGGTGCAGGCAGGGTATGCCGTGTTGTGCGCCGATCTGTACGGCACGGCGTTGCGCCCCACGGACGTCGGGCAGGCCCGCGCCTGTCTGCGCCCCCTGCGTGACGACAGGGCGTTGTTGCACCTGCGCGCGCGGGCCGGGCTGGATGCGCTGGCCAGCGTGCCGGGCGTGGACGCGGACCGTCTGCTGGCCATGGGGTTTTCGCTGGGCGGCGGGGCCACGCTGGAACTGGTACGTGCCGGTGCACCCCTGCGCGGCGCCGCCAGCATGTACGGGTACCTTTCGTCGTCGCTGCCGGTGGCGCCCGGCGCGGCGCATTGCCCGGTGCTGGTGCATCTGGCCGGGCACGACCATGTCATTCCGCTGCGCGACGTCGAGCCCTTTGTCCGCGAGATGTCCGCCGCCAGCGTGGATTGCCGGGTGGTGCTGCACGCGGGTGCGGGTCACGGTTTCTGCAACGCGGCGTACGGGACGGCGTTCGACGCCGAAGCGTCCTGGCACTGCCCGCTCACGGAGGCCAGGGCCTGGGACGACGTGTTGCGTTTTTTCGCGGGGTGTCTGGAGGCCCGTTGA
- a CDS encoding zinc ribbon domain-containing protein, whose product MPMYEFSCQGCGAVFEELCARDAETCACPACGDQGTRMMSAATPKLRAGSPFTSTPRNAGAGAATGCGCASTAPVPAPGCACASGSAPKPGGCGNGGGCGCAN is encoded by the coding sequence ATGCCCATGTACGAATTTTCCTGCCAGGGGTGCGGCGCAGTGTTCGAGGAACTGTGCGCCCGTGATGCCGAAACCTGCGCCTGCCCCGCCTGCGGCGACCAGGGCACCCGGATGATGTCCGCCGCCACCCCCAAGCTGCGCGCGGGCAGCCCGTTCACCAGCACCCCGCGCAACGCCGGGGCCGGAGCCGCCACAGGCTGCGGCTGCGCGAGCACCGCGCCCGTTCCCGCGCCCGGTTGCGCCTGCGCCAGCGGCTCCGCGCCCAAGCCGGGCGGTTGCGGCAATGGCGGCGGGTGCGGTTGCGCCAACTAG